In Gossypium arboreum isolate Shixiya-1 chromosome 5, ASM2569848v2, whole genome shotgun sequence, a single genomic region encodes these proteins:
- the LOC108450305 gene encoding histone H2A.6-like: MAGRGKTLGSGASKKATSRSSKAGLQFPVGRIARFLKAGKYAERVGAGAPVYLAAVLEYLAAEVLELAGNAARDNKKTRIVPRHIQLAVRNDEELSKLLGDVTIANGGVMPNIHNLLLPKKAGTSSKASGGDED, translated from the exons ATGGCGGGTCGGGGCAAAACTCTCGGATCGGGAGCCTCGAAGAAGGCGACATCGAGGAGTAGCAAGGCTGGGCTTCAATTTCCGGTGGGTCGTATAGCTCGGTTCCTTAAGGCTGGGAAATATGCTGAACGAGTCGGCGCTGGAGCTCCGGTTTACCTTGCCGCAGTTCTTGAATATCTTGCCGCTGAG GTTCTTGAGCTTGCTGGAAATGCAGCGAGAGACAACAAGAAAACCCGAATTGTGCCACGTCATATTCAGCTAGCCGTAAGGAACGATGAAGAGCTAAGCAAACTACTTGGAGATGTCACGATTGCCAACGGTGGTGTGATGCCCAACATCCACAATCTCCTCCTACCCAAGAAAGCTGGAACTTCCTCAAAGGCATCTGGAGGTGATGAAGATTAG